The following proteins come from a genomic window of Limosilactobacillus reuteri:
- the pepV gene encoding dipeptidase PepV, which yields MTDWMKAAEAQKENYLNDLVALMKIPSVRDDSAATDEYPLGPRPAQALKAFLEMAEQDGFKVKNIDNLVGYAEWGEGDETLAILAHLDVMPAGKGWDTDPFDPVIKDGNLYGRGASDDKGPGMAAYYALKYLKDQGVKFNKKVRFIVGTDEESNWTGMHRYFEVEPAPTFGFSPDAEFPVINGEKGQVSLLLDVPAGNGDASTQLVSFESGLRFNMVPREAVALMRTDNPQEVTNDFGHFIEENPIEGNIESTDKGLKITVIGKAAHGMEPERGINAATYLAKFLNRYDFGGGAKSFIEFLADYLHLDTRMDGFNGAYTDPVMGELTMNAGILNFDADKGGHIDMNFRFPKGVTPDKLEDTVKAIADKLQIKVTQGPSQAPHYVDPDDPIVKTLMQAYIDQTGDTDAKPEVVGGGTYGRLMKRGVAFGALMPHTPNTMHQANEYQPVNDLITSMAIYMEAINNLVTD from the coding sequence TTGACTGATTGGATGAAAGCCGCAGAGGCGCAAAAAGAAAACTATTTAAATGATCTCGTAGCATTAATGAAGATCCCTAGTGTCCGTGATGATTCGGCGGCCACAGATGAATACCCGCTTGGCCCTCGTCCTGCGCAAGCGCTAAAAGCATTTTTAGAGATGGCAGAACAAGACGGTTTTAAAGTAAAGAACATTGATAACCTTGTTGGGTATGCTGAATGGGGTGAAGGCGATGAAACACTTGCTATTTTAGCCCATCTTGATGTGATGCCTGCTGGTAAGGGTTGGGATACGGATCCATTTGACCCAGTTATCAAGGATGGTAACTTATATGGTCGTGGTGCTTCTGATGATAAGGGACCTGGAATGGCCGCTTACTATGCCTTAAAGTATTTGAAAGATCAAGGCGTAAAGTTTAATAAGAAAGTTCGTTTTATTGTTGGAACTGATGAAGAAAGTAACTGGACTGGAATGCATCGTTACTTTGAAGTTGAACCAGCCCCAACATTTGGTTTTTCACCAGATGCGGAATTCCCAGTAATTAACGGTGAAAAGGGGCAAGTATCACTCTTGCTTGATGTCCCTGCTGGCAATGGGGATGCCTCAACACAACTAGTTAGTTTTGAATCTGGCTTACGTTTCAACATGGTACCGCGGGAAGCAGTTGCCCTCATGCGGACGGATAACCCTCAAGAAGTTACTAATGATTTTGGCCACTTTATTGAAGAAAATCCGATTGAAGGTAATATTGAATCAACAGATAAGGGGCTTAAGATTACTGTCATTGGAAAAGCTGCGCATGGAATGGAACCAGAAAGGGGAATCAATGCGGCAACCTACCTTGCAAAGTTCTTAAATCGGTATGATTTTGGTGGGGGCGCAAAGAGCTTCATTGAATTCTTAGCGGACTATCTTCATTTAGATACGCGGATGGATGGCTTTAATGGTGCTTACACTGATCCGGTAATGGGTGAATTAACTATGAACGCCGGAATTTTAAACTTCGATGCGGACAAGGGTGGTCACATTGACATGAACTTCCGCTTCCCTAAAGGCGTGACACCAGATAAGCTAGAGGATACTGTAAAGGCGATTGCCGATAAATTACAAATTAAAGTTACACAAGGTCCATCTCAAGCTCCACATTATGTTGATCCAGATGATCCAATCGTTAAGACATTGATGCAAGCTTATATTGACCAAACTGGAGATACAGACGCAAAACCAGAAGTCGTTGGTGGTGGAACTTACGGTCGTTTGATGAAGCGGGGCGTTGCCTTTGGTGCTTTAATGCCACATACGCCAAATACAATGCATCAGGCTAATGAGTATCAACCTGTTAATGATTTAATTACATCGATGGCGATTTACATGGAAGCAATTAATAATCTCGTTACTGATTAA
- a CDS encoding universal stress protein, with translation MEVSRMSYQNILVGVDGSKQADMAFEKAVDTAKTNDAKLYLLSIINGERYPSTGPGGYGFVSHSIYDSAIETMQKKLADYKKKAEAAGIKAVETDVKVGNAKVELAERYPKENDIDLIIIGATGLNVVGRLLVGSTAAYTIREAPCDVTVVKTNLKNQKLDIKETTYPEM, from the coding sequence ATGGAGGTGTCAAGAATGAGTTATCAAAATATTCTTGTTGGTGTTGATGGTTCAAAGCAAGCGGATATGGCTTTTGAAAAAGCGGTTGACACTGCTAAGACCAATGATGCTAAATTGTACTTATTAAGTATTATCAATGGTGAACGCTACCCAAGCACTGGTCCTGGTGGATACGGCTTTGTTAGTCATAGCATTTATGATTCAGCAATCGAAACGATGCAAAAGAAATTAGCTGACTACAAGAAAAAAGCAGAAGCCGCTGGAATAAAAGCTGTTGAAACTGATGTAAAGGTTGGTAACGCTAAGGTTGAACTTGCAGAACGTTATCCTAAAGAAAATGATATTGATTTAATCATTATTGGCGCAACCGGATTAAATGTTGTCGGACGGCTACTTGTCGGTTCAACTGCTGCTTATACTATTCGTGAAGCACCATGTGACGTTACCGTTGTTAAGACAAACTTGAAGAATCAAAAGTTGGATATCAAGGAAACGACATATCCTGAAATGTAA
- a CDS encoding deoxynucleoside kinase produces the protein MVIITAGMIGVGKTTLTGKIAEHLHTKAFFEPVGENPVLPLYYKNPKQYGFLLQIYFLNKRFSMIKQALTDDNNVLDRSIYEDALFTRENNAEGNITDTELEVYLKLLDNMMSDLQQLPKRAPDLMVYSETDFETILYRIKKRGRDYEQIDTNPELKDYYYKMWSAYKQWYKDYDASPKMKIDLERYDLENPKNVDAVLAMIDERLKSLR, from the coding sequence ATGGTGATTATTACAGCAGGGATGATTGGTGTCGGTAAAACAACTTTAACTGGGAAGATTGCCGAACACTTACATACAAAAGCATTTTTTGAACCAGTCGGAGAAAATCCAGTTTTACCACTGTATTATAAAAATCCAAAACAGTACGGCTTTTTACTCCAAATTTATTTTTTAAACAAGCGTTTCTCAATGATTAAACAAGCACTTACTGATGATAATAACGTGCTTGACCGTTCTATTTACGAAGATGCCTTGTTTACGCGAGAAAATAACGCCGAGGGGAACATCACTGATACTGAATTAGAAGTATACTTAAAGCTTCTCGATAATATGATGAGCGACCTCCAACAGTTACCTAAGCGCGCACCAGATTTAATGGTTTATTCTGAAACGGATTTTGAAACCATCTTATACCGAATCAAAAAGCGCGGGCGAGATTACGAGCAAATTGATACTAATCCAGAGTTAAAGGATTACTATTACAAGATGTGGAGTGCCTACAAGCAATGGTATAAGGATTACGATGCTAGTCCAAAAATGAAAATTGATTTAGAGCGTTATGATCTTGAAAATCCTAAGAACGTTGATGCAGTCTTAGCAATGATCGATGAGCGCTTAAAGTCATTACGATAA
- a CDS encoding NAD(P)H-hydrate dehydratase: MKKLTDQILKDVITPRPEDSFKGTFGKVTLIGGNRNFGGAIIMASTAAVCAGAGLVTTATDEINASALHAQLPEAMFANFTDDALVGDLTQAATSVVVGPGLGNDETSLRILKNVFAHTTEKQNVIIDGSAITLMAMEKLEQPQGNIIYTPHEMEWQRLSGIKIGEQTEDKNKVAQAKLGATVVLKKHHTEIYTDDQVYQLPIGTPAQAVGGMGDTLAGMVGGFTAEFNDKEDKAVLAAVYAHSAIAEKIAESQYIVLPHQISRALPTFMKKMEGMNEDHHIGFLN, encoded by the coding sequence GTGAAAAAACTTACTGACCAAATCTTAAAGGATGTTATTACTCCCCGTCCTGAAGACAGTTTCAAAGGGACTTTTGGTAAAGTTACTCTTATCGGCGGCAATCGTAATTTTGGTGGCGCAATCATCATGGCATCAACCGCGGCCGTCTGTGCTGGTGCCGGACTTGTAACAACTGCCACTGATGAAATCAACGCTAGTGCCCTCCATGCGCAGTTGCCAGAAGCAATGTTCGCTAATTTTACTGATGATGCCCTAGTCGGTGACCTTACCCAAGCTGCTACCAGTGTGGTCGTTGGGCCAGGACTCGGAAATGATGAAACAAGTTTACGAATTTTGAAGAATGTTTTTGCTCATACAACCGAGAAACAAAATGTGATCATTGATGGGTCGGCAATTACTCTTATGGCGATGGAAAAGCTTGAACAGCCACAAGGAAATATCATTTATACTCCACATGAAATGGAATGGCAACGACTCTCTGGAATTAAGATTGGAGAGCAAACTGAAGATAAGAACAAGGTAGCTCAAGCAAAACTTGGTGCTACCGTTGTCTTAAAGAAGCACCACACAGAAATTTATACTGATGACCAAGTATATCAATTGCCAATCGGTACCCCCGCCCAAGCAGTTGGTGGAATGGGTGACACTCTTGCTGGAATGGTTGGGGGCTTCACCGCTGAATTTAATGATAAGGAAGATAAGGCCGTCCTCGCTGCCGTTTATGCGCACAGTGCGATTGCGGAAAAGATTGCTGAAAGTCAGTATATCGTCCTCCCTCACCAGATTAGCCGTGCTCTTCCAACTTTCATGAAAAAGATGGAGGGGATGAACGAAGACCACCATATTGGATTTTTGAATTAA
- a CDS encoding LacI family DNA-binding transcriptional regulator, translating to MKKKITIRDLAKEAGVSVTTVSQILNNKGDRFSTATQERVLALRDKYKYVPDFNARNLILKSAKTIGVLVPNIANPFFGTFVEGVQSIAREAEFIPLVFSANRDPKLEKYYLSQMIERSISGLVIASATMTTETIKEVISFNEIPYILFDQNHTQEGDRVQTNDYLGGQIAAKHLIELGHKHIAVLTSDNPTENLNHRMNGFKNIIKENNLSLDPIHDVIRVPLTKDSGYKAAKDVLATGASAVFAANDEMAIGLLRGLHELDVKVPEDISVIGYDNIYWDDYVYPRLTTVQQPIFDLGAGATKMLIEQIGHSSAEARVQNFPVKLIKRDSTSSYRPK from the coding sequence ATGAAAAAGAAAATAACAATTCGTGATTTAGCAAAAGAAGCTGGTGTTTCTGTAACCACTGTTTCGCAAATTTTGAATAATAAAGGTGATCGATTCAGTACAGCAACTCAAGAACGAGTTTTGGCATTACGGGATAAGTATAAATACGTTCCTGATTTTAATGCTCGTAACTTAATTTTAAAGAGTGCTAAGACAATTGGGGTACTAGTTCCTAATATTGCCAACCCGTTTTTTGGTACTTTTGTTGAAGGGGTACAGAGTATTGCTCGTGAAGCAGAATTTATTCCGCTTGTCTTTAGTGCCAACCGTGACCCAAAGCTGGAAAAATATTACCTTTCCCAGATGATTGAACGATCAATTAGTGGATTAGTAATTGCTAGTGCGACGATGACTACCGAGACGATTAAAGAAGTCATTTCTTTTAATGAAATTCCTTATATTTTATTTGACCAGAATCATACGCAGGAGGGTGACCGGGTACAAACCAATGATTACCTTGGTGGTCAAATTGCGGCTAAGCACCTCATTGAACTTGGTCACAAACATATTGCCGTTCTTACTTCTGATAATCCTACTGAAAACTTAAATCACCGAATGAATGGATTTAAAAATATTATTAAAGAAAATAATCTAAGCCTCGATCCTATTCATGATGTTATTCGGGTACCCTTGACAAAGGATAGCGGATATAAAGCGGCAAAAGATGTTTTAGCAACTGGCGCCTCTGCTGTTTTTGCAGCAAATGATGAAATGGCAATTGGGTTGTTGCGAGGGTTACATGAACTAGACGTTAAGGTTCCCGAAGACATTTCTGTGATTGGTTATGATAACATCTACTGGGATGATTATGTTTATCCACGATTAACTACGGTGCAACAGCCTATTTTTGACCTCGGTGCGGGAGCTACTAAAATGCTCATTGAACAGATTGGTCATAGTAGTGCTGAAGCTCGTGTGCAAAACTTTCCAGTAAAATTAATTAAACGAGATAGTACAAGTTCCTATCGTCCAAAATAA